One Bacillus andreraoultii genomic region harbors:
- the narH gene encoding nitrate reductase subunit beta, with product MKVKAQVGMVMNLDKCIGCHTCSVTCKNTWTNRPGAEYMYWNNVETKPGIGYPKQWEDQDKYKGGWELKNGELVLKSGSKVNRLLNIFYNPNQPELDDYFEPWDYDYETLTNSPERKHQPVARAKSTITGEFMDLEWGPNWEDDLAGGHITGLRDPNVVKMEESIKTEFEDVFMMYLPRICEHCINAPCVSACPSGAMYKRDEDGIVLVDQNACRAWRHCVTSCPYKKVYFNWKTNKAEKCTLCFPRIENGQPTICSETCVGRIRYIGIMLYDADKVKEAASVEDEKQLYHSQLGIFLNPNDPEVIKAALEEGIPMDWIEAAQKSPIYKMIIEWKIALPLHPEYRTMPMVWYIPPLSPIMNTIEGKGSNADWYDIFPAIDEMRIPIEYLANLLTAGDTNHIRTVLKKMAVMRSYMRAQTTGKSFDTEIIDELGLTEDGIKQMYRLLAIAKYEDRFVIPKSHKEEVQDLYYDQGACGLDFAGGPGGCGVLS from the coding sequence TTGAAAGTTAAGGCTCAAGTAGGAATGGTTATGAATCTTGATAAATGCATCGGTTGCCATACATGTAGTGTCACATGTAAAAACACATGGACAAACCGGCCTGGTGCTGAATATATGTACTGGAATAATGTCGAGACAAAACCTGGTATTGGTTATCCAAAACAATGGGAAGACCAAGATAAGTATAAAGGTGGTTGGGAGCTAAAAAATGGTGAACTTGTATTAAAATCAGGATCAAAAGTGAATCGCCTTTTAAACATCTTTTACAACCCTAACCAACCTGAATTAGATGATTATTTTGAACCTTGGGATTACGACTATGAAACTTTAACAAATAGCCCTGAACGAAAACATCAACCTGTTGCCCGTGCAAAGTCAACGATAACCGGTGAATTTATGGACCTTGAATGGGGACCAAACTGGGAAGATGACCTTGCCGGGGGACATATTACCGGGCTGCGTGACCCAAATGTTGTAAAAATGGAAGAATCAATTAAAACAGAATTTGAAGATGTATTCATGATGTACTTACCACGTATTTGTGAACATTGTATTAATGCACCATGTGTATCGGCTTGTCCTTCTGGTGCAATGTACAAACGTGATGAAGACGGTATTGTTCTTGTCGACCAAAATGCTTGTCGTGCTTGGAGACATTGTGTCACAAGCTGCCCGTATAAAAAAGTTTATTTTAACTGGAAAACGAATAAAGCGGAAAAATGTACGCTCTGTTTCCCAAGAATCGAAAATGGTCAACCAACAATTTGTTCGGAAACTTGTGTCGGGCGTATCCGTTATATCGGAATCATGCTTTACGATGCAGATAAAGTAAAAGAGGCCGCATCTGTGGAAGATGAAAAACAACTATATCATTCACAACTAGGAATCTTTTTAAATCCGAATGATCCGGAAGTAATCAAGGCGGCATTAGAAGAGGGAATACCTATGGACTGGATTGAAGCTGCACAAAAATCTCCAATCTATAAGATGATTATTGAATGGAAAATCGCTCTGCCACTTCACCCAGAATACCGGACAATGCCAATGGTTTGGTATATTCCACCTTTGAGTCCGATTATGAATACAATTGAAGGAAAAGGAAGCAATGCTGATTGGTATGATATTTTTCCTGCTATTGATGAAATGCGGATTCCAATTGAATATTTGGCAAATCTGTTAACAGCTGGGGATACAAACCACATTCGTACCGTATTGAAAAAGATGGCCGTCATGCGGAGTTACATGCGTGCCCAAACTACAGGAAAATCCTTTGATACGGAAATTATTGATGAACTCGGCTTAACAGAAGATGGAATAAAACAAATGTATCGTTTGCTCGCAATTGCTAAATATGAAGATCGTTTTGTTATCCCAAAAAGCCATAAAGAAGAAGTACAAGACTTATATTATGACCAAGGGGCATGTGGCTTAGACTTTGCTGGTGGCCCGGGTGGCTGTGGTGTATTGTCTTAA
- a CDS encoding nitrate reductase subunit alpha yields MKKKSSPLWQRFEYLKPIETYANNHSQLQVGNRDWENVYRRRWQHDKVIRSTHGVNCTGSCSWNIYVKDGIVTWEGQQLDYPTTGPDMPEFEPRGCPRGASFSWYIYSPLRVKYPYIRKKLLDLWREATATYDNPLDAWKSIVEDKEKAKQYKQARGKGGLVRTSWDEAARIIAASTLYTTLKYGPDRNVGFSPIPAMSMISYASGSRFMHLMGGPMLSFYDWYADLPPASPQIWGDQTDVPESSDWYNSNYIITWGSNVPLTRTPDAHFLIEARYKGTKVISVSPDYAESTKFADEWLSVRQGTDGAIAMAMGHVILNEFYHQNMTPYFEEYAKQYTDFPFAVLLKNENGDYKADRFLHAKDLGIESKNNEWKPAMYNKNTGGYSIPHGTMGSRWDKSGKWNLHLIDENTNEAIEPVLSFLGMEDDVLTVHMPYFDEQGKRTIQRNIPIKKLIIDGKEQFVTSVYDLMLANYGIDRGLGGEVAASYDDLTPFTPAWQEQITGVDKELVTKIAREFAQNAIDTKGRSMIIIGAGVNHWYNSDTIYRAIVNLVLLVGAQGVNGGGWAHYVGQEKLRPVEGWNTIATAKDWQGPPKLQNGTSFFYFATDQWRFEETSLNDLSAATVDKARYQHPADYNVMAARLGWLPSYPTFSKNGIDLYNEAVQAGYTTTEEIGSYVAKQLKEKQLQFAIEDPDNPINFPRNLFVWRANLISSSGKGHEYFLKYLLGTTHGLLNSDEDSIRPEEIKWHDEAPEGKVDLLVNLEFRMSGTALYSDIILPAATWYEKHDLSSTDMHPFVHPFNPAVASPWEAKSDWDIFKTIGKAVSDMAEELDLEPIKEVVATPLQHDTTAEMAQPLGKILDWSKGECEPIPGKTMPQIHVVERDYKQIYNKMIALGPNVEKQPSGGKGINWSIEKEYNELKRKLGTIQNGTISDGCPDISDAKNACEAVLALSSTTNGNIAVRAWESLEKQTDLELKDLALDREGDLITFEKITAQPQTVITSPAFSGSEKDGRRYSPFTTNIEKMIPFRTITGRQSYFLDHDMIKEFGEELAVYKPILNQKPFHSKRPDAEGKEITLNYLTPHNKWSVHSMYFDSKPMLNLFRGGPTIWLNKDDAEEIGVSDNDWIECFNRNGVVVARAVVSHRIPRTVAFMHHAQDRHIHVPGTKLTQNRGGTHNSPTRIHIKPTHMIGGYAQLSYGFNYYGPTGNQRDLNVVIRKLKEVDWLES; encoded by the coding sequence CGAAGATGGCAACATGATAAAGTAATTCGTTCGACTCATGGGGTAAACTGCACTGGATCATGTAGTTGGAATATTTACGTAAAGGACGGAATCGTTACTTGGGAAGGTCAACAGCTTGATTACCCAACAACTGGACCGGATATGCCAGAATTCGAACCTAGAGGGTGCCCAAGAGGAGCAAGTTTTTCCTGGTATATTTACAGTCCGCTTCGTGTGAAATACCCATACATACGAAAAAAATTATTAGATTTATGGAGAGAGGCAACTGCAACGTATGACAATCCTTTAGATGCTTGGAAGTCAATTGTTGAAGACAAAGAAAAAGCTAAACAATATAAACAAGCACGTGGTAAAGGTGGACTCGTACGAACTAGCTGGGATGAAGCGGCAAGAATTATCGCAGCATCTACTCTTTACACAACTTTAAAATACGGACCAGACCGCAATGTTGGTTTCTCCCCAATTCCTGCGATGTCTATGATTAGTTATGCATCCGGAAGTCGCTTCATGCACTTAATGGGTGGACCAATGTTAAGCTTTTATGATTGGTATGCAGATCTTCCACCAGCATCACCACAAATATGGGGGGATCAAACAGATGTACCAGAAAGCTCAGATTGGTATAACTCGAACTATATCATTACTTGGGGTTCAAATGTTCCGTTAACAAGAACACCTGATGCTCACTTCCTAATTGAAGCAAGGTATAAAGGTACAAAGGTTATTTCAGTTAGCCCTGATTATGCCGAATCAACAAAATTTGCAGATGAATGGCTCTCCGTTAGACAAGGTACAGATGGTGCTATCGCTATGGCAATGGGTCATGTCATTTTGAATGAATTTTATCACCAAAATATGACACCGTACTTTGAAGAGTATGCAAAACAATATACAGACTTTCCATTTGCTGTTCTTTTAAAAAATGAAAATGGGGATTATAAAGCAGACCGCTTCCTTCATGCGAAGGATCTAGGTATTGAATCTAAGAATAATGAATGGAAACCAGCGATGTATAACAAAAACACTGGTGGTTACTCTATCCCGCACGGCACAATGGGCTCTCGTTGGGATAAAAGTGGTAAATGGAATCTACATTTAATTGATGAAAATACGAATGAAGCAATTGAACCTGTATTAAGCTTTTTAGGTATGGAGGATGACGTGCTTACCGTCCATATGCCATATTTTGACGAACAAGGAAAACGAACGATTCAACGAAATATTCCAATTAAAAAGCTTATCATTGACGGTAAAGAACAGTTTGTCACTTCTGTTTACGACTTAATGCTAGCCAACTATGGAATTGATCGCGGACTTGGCGGAGAAGTAGCTGCCTCGTATGATGATCTCACACCATTCACACCAGCATGGCAAGAACAAATTACTGGTGTAGATAAAGAGTTGGTCACAAAAATCGCTCGTGAATTTGCCCAAAATGCAATTGATACAAAAGGACGCTCTATGATTATTATCGGAGCTGGTGTTAACCATTGGTACAACTCTGACACAATCTATCGCGCCATTGTTAATCTTGTCCTTTTAGTAGGTGCGCAAGGTGTAAACGGCGGCGGTTGGGCTCATTATGTCGGACAAGAAAAACTACGTCCGGTAGAAGGCTGGAATACAATTGCAACTGCAAAGGACTGGCAAGGCCCACCAAAATTACAAAATGGAACATCATTTTTCTATTTTGCAACCGACCAATGGCGCTTTGAGGAAACATCCTTAAATGATTTATCAGCAGCAACTGTTGATAAGGCTAGATATCAACATCCAGCCGATTATAATGTAATGGCCGCACGACTTGGTTGGTTACCATCTTACCCTACATTTAGCAAAAACGGTATTGACTTATACAACGAAGCCGTCCAAGCTGGCTATACAACGACCGAGGAGATTGGGAGTTATGTGGCAAAGCAATTGAAAGAAAAACAATTACAATTTGCGATTGAAGATCCGGACAATCCGATTAACTTCCCGAGAAACTTATTCGTGTGGCGGGCAAACTTAATCTCTAGTTCAGGAAAAGGACATGAATATTTCTTAAAATACTTACTTGGGACAACACATGGTCTTTTAAACTCTGATGAAGACAGTATCCGGCCAGAAGAAATAAAATGGCATGATGAGGCACCAGAAGGAAAAGTTGACTTACTCGTAAACTTGGAATTTCGTATGTCAGGTACCGCACTTTATTCCGATATTATTTTACCTGCTGCAACATGGTATGAAAAACATGACTTATCTAGTACCGACATGCATCCATTTGTTCATCCATTTAATCCAGCAGTCGCCTCACCATGGGAAGCAAAGTCAGACTGGGATATTTTTAAAACAATTGGTAAAGCTGTTTCCGACATGGCAGAAGAGCTTGACCTAGAACCAATTAAGGAAGTTGTTGCTACACCACTTCAACATGACACGACAGCCGAAATGGCACAACCACTCGGGAAGATTTTAGACTGGTCAAAAGGTGAATGTGAACCAATCCCTGGAAAAACGATGCCACAAATTCATGTTGTCGAACGGGATTATAAACAAATTTACAATAAAATGATTGCCCTTGGACCGAATGTGGAGAAACAGCCATCTGGTGGTAAAGGGATTAATTGGAGTATAGAGAAAGAATATAACGAATTAAAACGAAAACTAGGCACCATTCAAAACGGTACAATTAGTGACGGCTGTCCTGATATTAGTGATGCAAAAAATGCTTGTGAAGCCGTACTCGCTCTTTCTTCTACAACAAATGGGAATATTGCTGTACGCGCCTGGGAATCGTTGGAAAAACAAACCGACCTAGAACTGAAAGACTTAGCACTAGACCGGGAAGGTGATCTCATTACGTTTGAAAAAATTACTGCCCAACCACAAACAGTTATTACATCACCTGCATTTAGTGGTTCGGAGAAGGATGGCAGACGGTATTCACCTTTTACAACAAATATAGAAAAAATGATTCCATTCCGAACAATAACTGGAAGACAATCATACTTCCTTGACCATGACATGATTAAGGAATTTGGCGAAGAATTGGCCGTGTATAAACCAATTTTAAATCAAAAGCCGTTCCACTCAAAACGTCCGGATGCAGAAGGAAAAGAAATTACATTAAATTACTTAACACCTCATAATAAATGGTCGGTTCATTCGATGTATTTTGACTCGAAACCAATGTTGAACCTGTTCCGTGGTGGACCAACGATTTGGCTAAACAAAGATGATGCAGAGGAAATTGGTGTAAGTGATAATGACTGGATTGAATGCTTCAATCGAAATGGCGTTGTTGTTGCTCGTGCCGTTGTTTCTCACCGAATTCCAAGAACAGTAGCATTTATGCACCATGCTCAGGATCGCCATATTCATGTTCCAGGAACGAAATTAACACAAAATCGTGGAGGAACACATAATAGTCCAACTCGTATTCATATTAAACCAACACATATGATTGGTGGATATGCTCAATTAAGTTACGGTTTCAACTATTACGGACCAACCGGAAATCAGCGTGACTTAAATGTCGTCATTCGAAAATTGAAGGAGGTTGACTGGCTTGAAAGTTAA
- the narI gene encoding respiratory nitrate reductase subunit gamma: MNGLNLFLWAILPYIVLTIFIGGLIYRYQKDQFGWTTKSSELLEKRRLRVGSLLFHWGIIFVFGGHIAGILVPIEFYEALGIPEHIYHRIAIILGMPAGIIAFIGIFLLFYRRIRVKRIKLTTSTGDWVALFFVILAIGTGLTATTLNINSNGFDYRTTIAPWFRGLFTFHVQPELMVYIPIWFKIHILSTFALYIIWPFTRLVHAFSFPLRYLRRNYVIYKRRIREA, translated from the coding sequence TTGAATGGACTTAATCTATTTTTATGGGCCATATTGCCATATATCGTTCTAACAATATTCATTGGTGGGCTGATTTATCGTTACCAAAAGGACCAGTTTGGTTGGACAACAAAATCAAGTGAACTTTTAGAAAAAAGAAGATTACGAGTCGGTTCACTACTCTTTCACTGGGGAATTATTTTCGTTTTCGGTGGACATATCGCAGGTATTCTTGTACCTATAGAATTTTACGAAGCACTCGGTATACCGGAACATATATATCATCGAATTGCTATTATTCTTGGGATGCCAGCTGGAATTATTGCCTTTATTGGTATTTTCCTATTATTCTATCGACGAATTCGTGTGAAACGGATTAAACTGACAACTTCAACTGGTGACTGGGTAGCATTATTTTTTGTCATTTTAGCGATTGGAACAGGTCTTACTGCAACGACTTTAAATATCAATTCGAACGGTTTTGACTATCGAACAACGATAGCACCGTGGTTCCGAGGACTATTCACTTTCCATGTACAGCCGGAACTAATGGTATATATTCCAATCTGGTTTAAAATTCATATTTTATCTACATTCGCGCTTTATATCATTTGGCCTTTTACTAGATTGGTACATGCATTTAGCTTCCCGCTTCGTTACTTAAGAAGAAATTACGTTATTTATAAAAGGCGTATACGTGAAGCTTAA
- a CDS encoding tetratricopeptide repeat protein, with the protein MMTEKNPSQIPSIIDTVKNLLGNGKLHDVKKFIVQLEVLSKQTTKTSLAFQAYTLIGKYYRQIRNYDASASHFRNALHLVHSVDQVTFASEIIDTYLNYIALETEYSQLKKARTAVAKILDWLDKNRPTDHLAYGLIYRSFGKIFFSDDDYQSGINQTEKAIHYFTLVYPQTHPIVIDLIDIIAKAYIKNENYEKAQILYSDLVKQFKKDNNPIEVAHTLIKIGEVYYYTDLKQARSAIMKALKIFEESNDVSHEDKIKALMMLGEIDENMANYPRAVNYYKKALEHLLFTKQNPHPILVFTYARIGMLLIKLDKLVAAKDYLEEGLELSDRFPNIRMQFLYGLGKIYSHERQFNDALKMYQQFLRGLESTGHKQSKSYGDTLQAIAFNYLEQQNFEHAHLYYLSALQTYDKLTSTSCREEKGLTYMRLGYCCEHIEEKDMQQAEDYYEKGFRILKKVKDFGIVEEALAAMIEFYSRTNQRKKRYTYEDMLVKIQINQNIHEN; encoded by the coding sequence ATGATGACAGAAAAAAATCCAAGCCAAATCCCATCCATCATTGATACTGTGAAAAATCTATTAGGAAATGGAAAGTTACATGATGTAAAAAAGTTCATCGTTCAATTAGAAGTTTTAAGTAAACAAACCACTAAAACGAGCCTGGCATTCCAAGCATATACACTAATTGGTAAATACTATCGACAAATACGTAATTATGACGCATCCGCAAGTCATTTTCGTAATGCCCTTCATTTAGTTCACTCAGTCGATCAAGTGACCTTTGCAAGTGAAATTATTGATACATATTTAAATTACATCGCGCTTGAAACGGAATATAGCCAATTGAAAAAGGCAAGAACAGCTGTCGCAAAAATTTTAGATTGGCTTGATAAAAACAGACCAACTGACCATCTAGCTTATGGCCTTATTTACCGTAGCTTCGGAAAGATTTTCTTTAGTGATGACGATTATCAAAGCGGCATTAATCAAACAGAAAAAGCAATCCATTATTTTACCCTTGTCTATCCACAGACACATCCGATTGTTATAGACCTAATTGATATAATAGCAAAGGCATATATAAAAAATGAAAACTATGAAAAGGCGCAGATCCTTTATAGCGACTTGGTAAAACAGTTTAAAAAGGACAATAATCCGATTGAAGTTGCCCACACTCTCATAAAAATCGGTGAAGTTTATTATTATACAGATTTAAAACAAGCTCGCTCAGCTATCATGAAAGCTTTAAAAATATTTGAAGAGAGCAATGATGTAAGTCATGAAGATAAAATCAAGGCACTAATGATGCTTGGGGAAATTGATGAAAATATGGCGAATTACCCTCGGGCTGTTAATTATTATAAAAAAGCACTCGAACATTTATTATTCACCAAACAGAATCCCCATCCAATTCTTGTTTTTACATACGCTCGAATTGGCATGTTACTCATTAAATTGGATAAATTAGTTGCGGCGAAAGACTATTTAGAAGAAGGATTGGAACTTTCCGATAGGTTCCCAAATATTCGTATGCAATTTTTATATGGATTAGGAAAAATTTACTCACACGAGAGACAATTTAATGATGCGTTAAAAATGTATCAGCAATTTTTGAGAGGTTTAGAGAGTACCGGACATAAACAGTCGAAAAGCTATGGGGATACTTTACAAGCGATTGCCTTTAATTACTTAGAACAACAAAATTTTGAACATGCCCACCTTTACTATCTAAGTGCTTTACAAACTTACGATAAGTTGACTTCAACAAGCTGTAGAGAGGAAAAAGGACTCACTTATATGCGACTCGGTTATTGCTGTGAGCATATCGAGGAAAAAGATATGCAGCAAGCTGAAGATTACTATGAAAAAGGCTTCCGGATTCTTAAAAAAGTAAAAGACTTTGGAATTGTTGAAGAAGCATTGGCTGCCATGATTGAATTTTATAGCCGGACAAACCAACGAAAGAAAAGATACACATATGAAGATATGCTCGTAAAAATACAAATTAACCAAAATATCCATGAAAACTAG
- a CDS encoding MoeB/ThiF family adenylyltransferase: MTERYSRQIRFLPIGEAGQKKIGKKHILLIGCGALGTANAESLVRAGVGQLTIVDRDYVEESNLQRQTLFTENDYHEQLPKAIAAKNRLQEINSTVNIQTYVMDATSENLPPLLTNVDLIIDATDNFDIRLTVNDLSHKFRIPWIMGSCVGSTGMSYTIIPGDSPCLQCILDITPFMGATCDSVGIISPAVQMVAAHQTAEALKILVEDRTALRTKLVTFDLWNNQYQMINISRAKKSSCPTCGNEPTYPTLAYQSQTKTEVLCGRNTVQIRARYKFEMDTLKKRLQQLGPVKTNPYLLSIEYKNYRIIFFRDGRALIHGTNSIEKAKSIFYQLVG; encoded by the coding sequence ATGACCGAACGATATTCTCGGCAAATACGATTTTTGCCAATTGGAGAAGCCGGACAAAAGAAAATTGGAAAAAAGCATATTTTACTAATTGGCTGCGGGGCTTTAGGAACTGCGAATGCTGAAAGTCTCGTTCGGGCAGGAGTAGGACAACTAACTATTGTAGACCGTGACTATGTTGAAGAAAGCAATTTACAAAGACAAACGCTATTTACCGAAAATGATTACCATGAACAACTTCCAAAGGCTATCGCAGCAAAAAATAGATTACAAGAAATTAATTCAACGGTCAACATTCAAACATATGTAATGGATGCAACAAGTGAAAACCTTCCCCCACTTTTAACGAATGTCGACCTTATCATTGATGCCACTGATAATTTTGATATCCGTTTAACTGTAAATGACCTTTCTCATAAATTTCGTATTCCTTGGATAATGGGTTCTTGTGTCGGTAGTACCGGGATGAGCTATACAATAATTCCGGGTGACTCTCCTTGTCTTCAATGTATACTAGACATAACACCATTCATGGGAGCCACTTGTGACTCAGTCGGAATTATCTCTCCAGCCGTGCAAATGGTTGCCGCTCACCAAACAGCTGAAGCTTTAAAGATTTTAGTAGAAGATCGAACTGCATTACGAACAAAACTAGTCACTTTTGATTTATGGAACAATCAGTATCAAATGATTAACATATCCCGTGCAAAAAAGAGCAGTTGTCCAACTTGTGGTAATGAACCAACATATCCTACATTAGCTTATCAATCACAAACGAAAACAGAGGTTCTTTGTGGGCGGAATACGGTTCAAATTCGGGCACGTTATAAATTTGAAATGGATACATTGAAGAAACGTCTACAACAGCTCGGTCCAGTAAAAACAAACCCTTATTTACTATCCATTGAATATAAAAATTATCGTATCATATTTTTCCGTGATGGACGGGCATTAATCCACGGCACAAACTCAATTGAAAAGGCTAAAAGTATTTTTTATCAACTCGTAGGTTAG
- the moaA gene encoding GTP 3',8-cyclase MoaA yields the protein MTMLLDKLGRPMHDLRISVTDRCNFRCTYCMPKEIFGRDYAFMPKDQLLSFEEIERLAKIFVKLGVKKIRLTGGEPLLRKDLPHLIERLTKIDGLEDIGLTTNGVLLEKMANDLKTAGLKRINTSLDALDENLCKKINDSGVSSTHILKGIHKAKDLGLEIKVNMVVKKGLNEQEIVPMADYFMKHEIPLRYIEFMDVGSTNGWDFKNVITKKEIYTILSQQYRLEPINPSYIGEVAKRYRYQGSNAEVGFITSVSESFCSTCTRARLAADGKVYTCLFATNGFDLKEMIRNGVSDTELTETIKKIWGSRQDRYSDERTEETAKNRKKIEMSYIGG from the coding sequence ATGACGATGTTATTAGATAAATTAGGTCGGCCTATGCACGACTTGCGAATTTCAGTAACAGACCGTTGTAATTTCCGTTGCACCTATTGTATGCCAAAGGAAATTTTCGGTCGAGACTATGCATTTATGCCAAAAGACCAGTTATTAAGTTTTGAAGAAATTGAGCGGCTCGCAAAAATTTTTGTCAAGCTAGGTGTCAAAAAAATCCGCTTGACTGGTGGTGAACCATTATTAAGGAAAGACTTACCACACTTAATTGAACGGTTAACAAAAATAGACGGATTAGAAGATATTGGTTTAACAACTAATGGTGTACTTCTTGAGAAAATGGCAAATGATTTAAAAACAGCTGGTCTAAAGCGAATTAACACAAGTCTAGATGCCCTAGATGAAAATTTATGTAAAAAGATCAATGATAGTGGTGTCTCTTCTACCCATATTTTAAAAGGAATACATAAAGCAAAAGATTTGGGTCTTGAGATTAAAGTAAACATGGTTGTGAAAAAAGGGTTAAATGAACAGGAAATTGTTCCAATGGCTGATTACTTTATGAAACACGAAATTCCGTTGAGATATATCGAATTTATGGATGTTGGATCGACAAACGGTTGGGATTTTAAAAATGTCATTACGAAGAAAGAAATCTATACTATTTTATCACAACAATACCGTTTAGAACCTATTAATCCTTCTTATATCGGCGAAGTAGCTAAGCGTTATCGTTACCAAGGATCGAATGCAGAAGTTGGTTTTATTACATCTGTATCTGAGTCGTTTTGTTCTACTTGTACAAGAGCAAGACTTGCCGCAGATGGAAAAGTATACACATGCCTTTTTGCAACAAATGGATTTGACCTAAAGGAAATGATTCGAAACGGTGTAAGTGACACAGAACTTACTGAAACAATTAAAAAAATTTGGGGAAGTCGTCAAGACAGATATTCAGATGAACGGACAGAGGAAACAGCTAAAAACCGTAAAAAAATCGAAATGTCTTATATTGGTGGCTAA
- a CDS encoding GDSL-type esterase/lipase family protein — MVKRIVCFGDSNTWGYNAIDDSRFPEGVRWTSLLANLLGDEFQVVEEGLSGRTSVIDDPLFEGLNGLNYIHPCLMSHVPFELVIIMLGTNDTKERFNLTAYNIAQGITRLAVKAKMIATNSCGPNSKVLVIAPPPIGKEYIHSEVGKSMGRGCDRKSEEFPEYLNDLLQEQAIHFLNTRGLVPMNTIDYMHLDETGHRMLVELVYRKIKEIL, encoded by the coding sequence ATGGTAAAAAGAATTGTTTGTTTTGGAGACTCAAATACTTGGGGATACAATGCAATCGATGACAGTCGATTTCCTGAGGGGGTACGTTGGACAAGCCTACTCGCTAATTTACTAGGAGATGAATTCCAAGTAGTGGAGGAAGGTTTATCAGGCAGAACGAGTGTTATCGATGATCCTTTATTTGAGGGACTTAATGGACTGAATTACATACATCCTTGCTTAATGAGTCATGTTCCTTTTGAATTAGTTATCATTATGCTTGGAACAAATGATACAAAGGAACGATTTAACTTAACTGCTTATAATATTGCTCAAGGTATAACAAGACTTGCGGTGAAAGCAAAAATGATTGCTACCAATAGTTGTGGCCCAAATTCTAAGGTACTTGTTATTGCTCCGCCGCCAATAGGAAAAGAATATATTCATTCGGAAGTAGGTAAATCAATGGGGCGAGGGTGTGACCGAAAATCTGAGGAATTCCCGGAATATTTAAATGACCTCCTTCAAGAACAGGCTATTCACTTTCTTAATACGAGAGGTCTTGTACCAATGAATACGATTGACTATATGCATTTAGATGAAACAGGTCACCGTATGTTAGTAGAGCTTGTTTATAGGAAAATAAAGGAAATTTTATAA
- the narJ gene encoding nitrate reductase molybdenum cofactor assembly chaperone, which produces MTNYQETKSVVYQLISILFQYPDNELHSILPELQKEIQNLNDPELKKILIQFIDVLNNTPTEQLINHYIEQFDFGRTTNLYVTYFNSGEARERGIELLKLKEYYKEHGFDITDKELPDYLPLMLEFCGNVSTPVSNDLLQNHYHSILEMQNKFHEANSFYGYLLDALLLCMERNGLSRQEQDESTS; this is translated from the coding sequence ATGACCAATTATCAGGAAACAAAATCCGTCGTCTATCAACTTATATCGATTCTTTTTCAATATCCAGACAACGAATTACATTCAATCCTTCCTGAGCTACAAAAAGAAATTCAAAATTTAAATGACCCTGAACTAAAGAAAATTCTTATACAATTTATTGATGTGTTAAATAACACGCCTACCGAACAATTAATTAATCACTATATCGAACAGTTCGACTTCGGTAGAACAACAAACTTATATGTTACTTATTTTAATTCTGGAGAAGCACGTGAACGCGGAATTGAACTATTAAAGTTAAAAGAATATTACAAGGAACACGGCTTTGACATTACTGACAAAGAATTACCTGATTACTTACCACTTATGCTTGAATTTTGCGGAAATGTTTCTACACCTGTAAGCAATGATCTTTTACAAAACCATTATCATTCAATTTTAGAAATGCAAAATAAATTTCATGAAGCAAATAGTTTTTACGGCTACCTACTTGATGCGTTGCTGCTTTGCATGGAGAGAAATGGACTTTCACGACAAGAACAAGACGAATCTACTAGTTAA